A single genomic interval of Lacrimispora sphenoides JCM 1415 harbors:
- a CDS encoding V4R domain-containing protein, translating to MFNVFHIGEEKDFSWSMIGNIAEGRRNLGEGMPVMMYRLFQYSLRSELSRRFSEDMAKELFRKAGELSGREFALHMLDLTLPLNDFLASLQNSLEVYKIGILRIEKFDPHTGDVVLTVGEDLDCSGLPVTGDQVCNYDEGFLSGVLKEYTGKDYHVKEVDCWASGARVCRFEANVDQQAKV from the coding sequence ATGTTCAATGTTTTTCATATAGGAGAAGAGAAGGATTTTTCCTGGAGTATGATAGGGAATATAGCAGAAGGGAGAAGGAATCTGGGGGAAGGGATGCCAGTCATGATGTACCGGCTGTTCCAGTATTCCTTAAGAAGCGAATTATCACGGAGATTTAGTGAAGATATGGCAAAAGAGCTTTTCCGAAAGGCAGGAGAGCTTTCCGGAAGAGAATTTGCTTTGCATATGCTTGATTTAACTCTTCCTCTCAACGACTTTCTGGCGTCCCTGCAAAACAGCCTGGAGGTATATAAGATAGGCATTCTACGAATTGAAAAGTTTGATCCCCACACTGGAGATGTGGTCCTGACTGTTGGGGAAGACCTGGATTGTTCCGGACTCCCTGTGACGGGAGATCAAGTGTGTAATTATGACGAAGGATTTCTTTCCGGCGTTTTAAAGGAATACACGGGAAAGGATTATCATGTAAAAGAGGTTGATTGCTGGGCCAGCGGAGCACGTGTATGCAGATTTGAGGCTAATGTCGATCAACAGGCGAAGGTGTAG
- the mgtA gene encoding magnesium-translocating P-type ATPase, translating into MKFMRKKIISTQIQKNRNDTEKKIRAYAFLEKKNLLSSLSASITGLTNEEALERQNEFGANVITAGNKDTTLHRLREAVINPFNVILLVIAAVNYFTDVIASSRPDYLTVSIIIFLVIVSSLIAFVQSQRSSAAAEKLSEMISNKADVWRDGKLTEIPMDEVVPGDIVKLSAGHMLPADVRFLTTKDTFLAQAALTGESAPVEKFADGDNDPGDALTDLKNIGFMGSNVVSGSATAVVLETGNNTYFGSMAQSLSGDRAKTSFERGVESVSGLLVRRMLVMIPVVFLINGIAKGDWAGALLFAISIAVGLTPEMLPMIMTSTLAKGAVSMSRHKVIVRTLGAIQTFGEMDVLCTDKTGTLTEDKVVLERYMNLKGDEDTRILRHAYLNSYYQTGLKNLIDLAIINRAEQNGLESVLSSYSRIDEIPFDFTRRRMSVVLTDQKGKLQLITKGAVEEILEISSFVEMNGSVLPMDEETRRIALATYEKYNNDGLRIIAVAQKNEVPGIGVFSVDDERDMVLIGFIGFLDPPKESAGTAIAALYDHGVRTVVLTGDSEGVAAKVCSKVGVDASNMMTGRDVERMDDKELLHAVGICNLFAKLSPSQKERVVKAFQSAGHTVGYMGDGINDAPPLHQADVGISIDSAVDIAKETADIILLEKDLMVLEEGVIEGRRTFGNIIKYIKMAASGNFGNMISVIAASLLLPFLPMLPVQILTQNLLCDFSQMGIPFDDVDKEYLKKPHRWETKSIKSFMTFFGPLSSIFDILCYAVMWWAIGANKVELSPLFHCGWFVFGTISQVLVIHLIRTEKLPFVQSRPSMPLFLSTFIVAVLALVIGFTDLSVGFDMHRLPVQFIPWLALILIGYLAAVQMMKKVYIQRYKEWM; encoded by the coding sequence ATGAAATTCATGAGAAAGAAAATAATCAGCACTCAGATCCAGAAAAACAGAAACGACACGGAAAAAAAGATCAGAGCCTATGCGTTTCTTGAGAAAAAAAATCTCCTGTCATCCCTTTCTGCCTCAATAACCGGCCTTACCAATGAGGAGGCCTTAGAAAGGCAGAATGAATTCGGAGCAAATGTAATCACGGCAGGAAATAAAGATACAACGCTCCACAGGCTTAGAGAGGCAGTTATTAATCCCTTTAACGTGATTTTACTTGTCATTGCGGCTGTTAATTATTTTACAGATGTCATTGCTTCCTCAAGGCCTGATTATCTTACTGTCTCCATCATCATTTTTCTGGTGATTGTCTCAAGTCTGATTGCCTTTGTCCAGAGTCAGCGATCCAGTGCCGCTGCGGAAAAGCTTTCGGAGATGATTTCCAACAAAGCAGATGTGTGGAGAGACGGAAAACTTACTGAGATCCCCATGGATGAAGTGGTCCCGGGAGACATCGTAAAGCTTTCGGCAGGTCATATGCTTCCGGCAGATGTGCGTTTCCTGACCACCAAAGACACCTTTTTGGCTCAGGCGGCCCTCACTGGTGAGTCTGCTCCAGTGGAGAAATTCGCGGATGGGGACAATGATCCCGGTGATGCTTTGACGGATTTAAAAAATATCGGCTTTATGGGTTCTAATGTGGTAAGCGGAAGCGCCACAGCAGTGGTTCTGGAGACCGGTAATAACACGTATTTCGGCTCCATGGCTCAATCTCTGTCAGGTGACAGAGCCAAGACCAGCTTTGAACGGGGGGTGGAATCTGTCAGCGGGCTTCTGGTCAGAAGGATGCTGGTCATGATCCCGGTGGTATTTTTAATTAACGGCATTGCAAAAGGAGACTGGGCCGGGGCCCTTCTTTTTGCCATCAGTATCGCAGTAGGACTAACGCCGGAAATGCTGCCCATGATTATGACCTCCACCCTGGCAAAGGGAGCGGTTTCCATGTCCAGGCACAAAGTGATCGTCCGCACTCTTGGAGCGATACAGACCTTTGGGGAGATGGATGTGCTCTGCACCGATAAGACAGGTACCCTTACCGAAGATAAGGTGGTTCTGGAAAGATACATGAATCTTAAAGGGGATGAGGATACCAGGATCCTGCGTCATGCTTACTTAAACAGCTATTATCAAACCGGCCTTAAGAACCTTATTGATCTGGCGATCATAAACCGTGCCGAACAGAACGGACTGGAGTCTGTTTTAAGTTCTTACAGCCGTATTGATGAAATTCCTTTTGATTTTACACGACGCCGGATGAGCGTGGTTTTGACCGACCAAAAGGGAAAACTCCAGCTGATCACAAAGGGAGCGGTGGAAGAAATCCTGGAGATCTCATCCTTTGTGGAGATGAACGGGAGCGTTTTGCCAATGGATGAGGAAACCCGGCGTATCGCTTTGGCGACCTATGAAAAGTATAATAACGATGGTCTTCGGATCATTGCTGTTGCCCAGAAGAACGAGGTTCCTGGCATAGGGGTATTCAGCGTGGACGATGAGCGGGATATGGTTTTAATAGGCTTTATCGGCTTTCTTGATCCGCCAAAGGAGAGTGCAGGTACCGCAATTGCCGCCCTTTACGACCATGGGGTGAGAACGGTCGTCCTCACCGGAGACAGCGAGGGTGTGGCAGCAAAGGTATGCAGCAAAGTGGGCGTAGATGCCTCCAACATGATGACAGGCCGGGATGTGGAGCGGATGGATGATAAAGAGCTTTTACATGCAGTAGGCATATGTAATTTATTTGCAAAGTTATCTCCCTCCCAGAAGGAGCGGGTAGTAAAAGCATTCCAGAGTGCAGGCCATACGGTGGGGTATATGGGAGACGGCATTAATGATGCGCCGCCCCTGCACCAGGCCGATGTGGGGATTTCCATTGACAGCGCCGTGGATATTGCCAAGGAAACCGCCGATATCATTCTTCTGGAAAAGGATCTGATGGTCTTGGAGGAAGGCGTCATAGAAGGACGCCGCACGTTTGGAAATATCATCAAATACATTAAGATGGCGGCAAGCGGCAATTTCGGAAACATGATTTCCGTCATCGCTGCCAGTCTGCTCCTGCCGTTTCTGCCTATGCTGCCGGTGCAGATATTGACTCAGAACCTGCTGTGTGATTTTTCCCAGATGGGCATACCCTTTGATGATGTGGATAAGGAATATCTAAAGAAGCCCCATAGATGGGAAACTAAGTCCATCAAATCCTTTATGACTTTTTTTGGTCCTCTTAGCTCAATTTTTGATATCTTGTGCTATGCCGTCATGTGGTGGGCCATTGGCGCCAATAAAGTGGAGCTTTCCCCGCTCTTTCATTGCGGCTGGTTTGTATTCGGAACCATATCACAGGTACTGGTCATCCACCTGATTCGTACTGAGAAACTCCCCTTTGTGCAAAGCAGGCCTTCCATGCCACTGTTCCTTTCGACATTTATAGTTGCAGTTCTTGCACTGGTCATTGGATTTACGGATCTTTCCGTAGGCTTTGATATGCACCGCCTGCCGGTACAGTTCATTCCATGGCTTGCATTGATTCTGATCGGCTATCTTGCAGCTGTGCAGATGATGAAAAAGGTATATATACAACGATATAAGGAATGGATGTAA
- a CDS encoding GGDEF domain-containing protein — translation MTEKDASVLLEQIRNIILNKPVFGELEEKAQVYSDLEQAVFYLSHCLMESNELLKNLADGNLNVPLPDRHNFQAGELKQLHAALKHLEWQTEQVIKGDYKQRVNFMGDFSQAFNEMVVQLEIRENELKEQADKIKRFNRLLIFIMDSLKEWVVVIDEENGTVLYTNDSARKRFYDPGTRQFACGGEDCPLMARLKSHTGLEQELRYEFKCSRNKTFQVRSYSLLWEEKKAVVHLMTDVTYQRENEAFLEVMAYKDELTGLDNRRSGLRTIDSCIQKGIPFSLCMIDMDGLKNINDRYGHLYGDEYIKSVSQVLKDSARDTDITCRFGGDEFIMLFRGCDEQTAEERMDLIDKKLSELAKVYPMSISYGVVYVEEGTELSPEAALNIADERMYRFKRQRKKKNNGLGSNGI, via the coding sequence ATGACAGAAAAAGATGCGTCTGTACTTTTGGAGCAGATTCGCAATATCATTTTAAATAAGCCGGTTTTCGGGGAGCTGGAGGAGAAGGCACAGGTATATTCAGATCTGGAGCAGGCAGTTTTCTATCTTTCTCACTGTCTTATGGAATCCAATGAGCTTCTTAAGAACCTGGCGGATGGGAACTTAAATGTTCCTCTGCCTGATCGCCACAATTTTCAGGCAGGTGAATTAAAACAGCTTCATGCTGCTTTAAAGCATCTGGAGTGGCAGACCGAACAGGTGATCAAAGGAGATTATAAGCAGCGGGTGAATTTCATGGGGGATTTTTCCCAGGCATTTAATGAAATGGTAGTCCAGCTGGAAATAAGGGAAAATGAGTTGAAAGAGCAGGCAGATAAGATCAAAAGGTTTAATAGGCTGCTGATATTCATTATGGACAGTCTGAAGGAATGGGTTGTTGTTATAGACGAAGAGAACGGGACGGTATTATATACCAATGATTCAGCCAGAAAGAGGTTTTATGACCCCGGGACAAGGCAATTTGCCTGCGGGGGCGAAGATTGTCCCTTAATGGCCCGCTTAAAGTCCCATACCGGCCTGGAACAGGAATTGCGGTATGAATTCAAATGCTCCCGCAATAAGACCTTCCAGGTAAGGTCCTATTCTTTGTTATGGGAGGAGAAAAAAGCGGTGGTCCATCTCATGACGGATGTTACATATCAGAGGGAAAATGAAGCCTTCTTAGAGGTCATGGCCTATAAGGATGAACTGACCGGGCTGGATAACCGGCGCAGCGGCCTGCGTACCATTGACTCTTGTATTCAAAAGGGCATTCCTTTTTCCCTTTGCATGATTGATATGGACGGGCTGAAAAATATCAATGACCGGTACGGGCATTTATACGGAGATGAATATATAAAGTCTGTTTCGCAAGTGCTGAAGGACTCTGCCCGGGATACAGACATTACATGCCGGTTCGGAGGCGATGAGTTTATCATGCTGTTCAGGGGGTGCGACGAACAGACGGCAGAGGAAAGGATGGACCTGATCGATAAGAAGCTGTCTGAACTTGCGAAGGTTTATCCGATGTCCATCAGCTATGGAGTGGTTTATGTTGAAGAGGGGACGGAACTGTCTCCGGAAGCCGCTTTAAATATAGCAGATGAAAGAATGTACCGCTTTAAAAGGCAGCGAAAGAAGAAAAATAACGGGTTAGGCAGCAATGGAATTTAG
- a CDS encoding DUF1697 domain-containing protein — MTIYTALLRGINVGGKNKIKMAELRQLLEESGLTRVETYIQSGNVIFETEDGEEELKEKLENKIRERFGFSVSVILRTSGQLEQLIRNCPYTESERKEAEALNSEGESFYICLFHQAPKEAEAERLKPFAGELDDFRMQDRNIYLLLRHSIRNSKLAANLSLIGGSATVRSWKTMEKLYSLVMARISGEQPGC; from the coding sequence ATGACCATTTATACCGCACTGCTCAGGGGAATTAATGTGGGCGGGAAGAACAAGATAAAAATGGCTGAGTTAAGGCAGCTGCTGGAAGAGTCGGGCCTGACCCGGGTAGAGACTTATATTCAAAGCGGCAATGTTATATTTGAGACAGAGGATGGGGAAGAGGAACTAAAGGAGAAGCTTGAGAATAAAATCAGGGAAAGGTTCGGTTTTTCCGTGAGCGTGATTTTAAGAACCTCCGGCCAGCTGGAACAACTGATAAGAAACTGTCCTTATACGGAGAGTGAAAGGAAGGAAGCGGAGGCTCTAAATTCAGAAGGAGAGAGCTTTTATATCTGTCTTTTTCATCAGGCGCCGAAGGAGGCAGAAGCGGAACGATTAAAGCCCTTTGCAGGGGAGCTTGATGATTTCCGGATGCAGGATAGGAATATTTATCTTCTGCTTCGTCACAGCATCCGCAATTCTAAACTAGCCGCCAATCTATCCCTCATTGGCGGATCGGCTACGGTACGGAGCTGGAAAACCATGGAAAAGCTTTATTCTCTGGTGATGGCCAGGATCTCTGGGGAGCAGCCTGGCTGCTAA
- a CDS encoding metal-dependent transcriptional regulator has translation MRIQESAENYLETILMLKKRNGYVRSIDIAEELDFSKPSVSVAMKNLRENGYIGIDENGHITLQEKGLEIAEKIYERHTLLSEWLIALGVTPKTALEDACRVEHVISAESFAAIKAHVNGEGEV, from the coding sequence ATGAGGATACAGGAATCTGCAGAAAATTATCTGGAAACGATCCTGATGCTTAAGAAGCGCAACGGCTATGTGCGCTCCATAGACATTGCCGAAGAACTGGACTTTTCCAAACCAAGCGTCAGCGTGGCAATGAAAAACCTCCGGGAAAACGGGTACATCGGGATAGACGAAAACGGTCACATCACATTGCAGGAAAAAGGGCTTGAAATTGCAGAAAAGATATACGAACGCCACACCTTGCTTTCGGAGTGGCTGATTGCCCTTGGGGTGACTCCTAAGACCGCATTGGAGGATGCCTGCCGGGTCGAGCACGTAATAAGCGCGGAAAGCTTTGCAGCCATTAAAGCTCACGTAAATGGTGAAGGAGAAGTATAA
- a CDS encoding DNA adenine methylase has translation MRFIGSKTLLLDQIKHVIDEKAPGAESFCDIFSGTAAVARYFKQWYQVCSNDLLYFSYVLQRATVENDSVPEFARLQEETGIMDPVDYFNGREKKDLEELPKERRFFQNTYAPTGGRMYLNDENALRIDFARCTVEDWKAAGLLSEDEYYYLVACIVEGIPFVSNTSGTYGAFHKAWERRSYKRYELYQLGVTHNGKQNRSFNENGVDLLTRLKGDILYIDPPYNARQYLSNYHVLETAARYDYPMVRGVTGQRPDEGQKSEFCMKNKVVPAFEELLKNAQFKHIILSYSTDGLMTVDEIEKAMKKYGKPETFQIYEIPYRRYKSRKVKETERLRELLFYMEKQVPPCT, from the coding sequence ATGAGATTTATTGGAAGCAAGACATTGCTGCTGGACCAGATTAAGCATGTGATTGATGAAAAGGCACCGGGAGCGGAGAGCTTTTGTGATATATTTTCTGGAACCGCAGCGGTTGCCAGATATTTTAAACAGTGGTACCAGGTCTGTTCCAATGACCTGCTGTACTTTTCTTATGTGCTGCAAAGGGCTACCGTTGAGAATGACAGTGTGCCGGAATTTGCCCGTTTGCAGGAAGAAACCGGGATCATGGATCCGGTAGATTATTTTAACGGCAGGGAAAAAAAGGATTTAGAAGAGCTGCCAAAGGAGCGCCGGTTTTTTCAAAATACCTATGCTCCCACAGGCGGCCGCATGTATTTAAATGACGAGAATGCTCTGCGCATTGACTTTGCCAGATGCACCGTGGAAGACTGGAAGGCTGCCGGACTGCTTAGTGAGGACGAGTATTATTATCTGGTCGCCTGCATTGTGGAGGGGATCCCTTTTGTTTCCAATACCTCAGGAACCTATGGTGCATTCCATAAAGCCTGGGAGAGGCGAAGCTACAAGCGGTATGAGCTGTATCAGCTGGGTGTGACACACAATGGAAAGCAGAACCGCTCTTTTAATGAAAACGGAGTGGATCTTTTAACACGCCTTAAGGGGGACATCCTCTATATTGATCCTCCCTATAATGCGCGCCAGTATCTTTCCAATTACCATGTCCTTGAGACCGCTGCCAGATATGATTATCCTATGGTTCGGGGAGTCACCGGGCAGCGGCCTGACGAAGGGCAGAAATCGGAGTTCTGTATGAAGAATAAGGTGGTTCCGGCGTTTGAGGAACTGCTTAAGAATGCGCAGTTTAAGCATATTATCTTAAGCTACAGCACGGACGGGCTTATGACGGTAGATGAAATTGAGAAGGCCATGAAAAAGTACGGGAAGCCGGAAACCTTCCAGATCTATGAGATCCCATACCGGAGATATAAGAGCCGGAAGGTGAAGGAAACAGAACGGTTACGGGAGCTTTTGTTCTATATGGAAAAGCAGGTGCCGCCATGTACATAA
- a CDS encoding DNA adenine methylase, with protein sequence MYIKSPLNYTGGKFKILEPIFEAFPKNIRTFVDVFAGGFNVGINVDARQIVCNDQIMYLIELYQMFRSTDIKEILERIQSLISKYELTQQNREGYYALRSDYNKTKDLTELFVLACYAFNHQIRFNNSHEFNSPFGRNRSSFNGNIEKNLIEFCQALHEKNIEFSNLDFMELDYTGLGPEDLVYCDPPYLISTGNYNDGNRGFKDWKEREEQALLELLDRLHKQGTRFALSNVLYHKGLSNDLLIEWSKGYQVHYIDHTYSNCSYQFKEREAVTVEVLITNY encoded by the coding sequence ATGTACATAAAAAGTCCTCTAAACTATACTGGGGGAAAATTTAAGATCCTGGAACCCATTTTTGAGGCGTTTCCAAAGAATATCCGCACATTTGTGGATGTTTTTGCCGGGGGCTTCAACGTAGGGATCAACGTGGATGCCAGGCAGATCGTCTGCAATGACCAGATCATGTATCTCATCGAACTGTACCAGATGTTCCGTTCCACCGACATTAAGGAAATTCTGGAGAGGATTCAGAGCCTGATCTCAAAATATGAACTGACACAGCAGAACAGGGAAGGATATTATGCTCTTCGGTCAGACTATAACAAAACGAAGGATTTAACGGAGCTGTTTGTCCTGGCCTGCTATGCGTTTAACCATCAGATACGCTTTAATAACAGTCATGAATTCAATTCACCTTTTGGAAGGAACAGAAGCTCCTTTAATGGTAACATTGAAAAGAATTTAATAGAGTTCTGCCAGGCTCTTCACGAGAAAAACATTGAGTTTTCAAACCTGGACTTTATGGAGCTGGATTATACTGGTCTGGGGCCGGAAGACCTGGTTTACTGTGATCCGCCTTATCTGATCTCAACGGGGAATTATAACGATGGGAACCGGGGATTCAAGGACTGGAAGGAACGGGAGGAGCAGGCCCTTTTGGAGCTTTTGGACCGTCTTCATAAACAAGGTACCCGGTTTGCCCTGTCCAATGTCCTTTACCATAAGGGACTGTCCAATGACCTTCTCATTGAGTGGAGCAAGGGGTATCAGGTTCATTATATCGATCATACCTATTCTAACTGCAGCTATCAGTTTAAAGAGCGGGAGGCGGTTACGGTAGAGGTGCTGATCACTAATTATTAA
- a CDS encoding sensor domain-containing diguanylate cyclase — MQKYTFQKKEECVIRRKYAIFLSTIISFICAVMVCFYLFSIAKVGDIYIEKSEEAIYNIKKDFLKDTVNNLISEIELRRAAKSSHMESFISRTSDIINMKKDLSDSEFNDFFIGFFRDNPDYKFLTVFVWDNAANKVTYDPGNLAGTTWKDTLKANTSGLSSYRVFIHGDYSFLFGITKNYVDELVQADIANVIRNSKFDGNSYIWVNEIQNYQGGKNYAIRRIHPNMPETEGIYLSTDMTDIAGNHPYLTELQGINTDGELFFSYYFKEQGSDKISRKLAYAKLYKDYNWVVAMGVYLDDLQPYVDQTNKESKVLVSRITLLLVLLLIVILIVSLFSVSLLEKIYYRHAKKAMESELNQDPLTKAGSRRSGTNDLTNAFKEFKRTGLSPGIMMCDVDHFKGINDRYGHSTGDMALAEFVNVMKGILRSTDKIIRWGGDEFIIILYGMEEKHVLDFGNKFLTSVSSLKILDHHEEIGITVSIGFSFFKEGDEDFHDALNRADEALYKSKSEGRNQANIIL, encoded by the coding sequence ATGCAAAAGTATACATTCCAAAAAAAGGAGGAATGCGTTATCAGGCGTAAATACGCAATATTTCTATCCACAATAATCAGCTTTATCTGCGCTGTCATGGTTTGCTTTTATTTATTTTCTATTGCCAAGGTCGGCGATATTTATATTGAAAAGTCAGAAGAAGCAATCTATAACATTAAGAAAGATTTTCTAAAGGATACGGTCAATAACCTGATTTCTGAAATTGAATTAAGGCGGGCGGCTAAATCGTCACACATGGAATCCTTTATATCCAGAACATCTGATATCATTAATATGAAAAAGGATCTTTCGGACTCTGAATTCAATGATTTCTTTATCGGTTTTTTCCGGGATAATCCGGATTATAAATTTCTGACCGTGTTTGTATGGGATAATGCGGCAAATAAAGTAACTTATGACCCGGGAAATCTGGCAGGAACCACCTGGAAGGATACTCTTAAGGCCAATACCTCCGGTTTATCCTCTTACCGGGTTTTCATTCACGGAGATTATTCCTTCCTCTTTGGGATCACCAAGAACTACGTGGATGAGCTTGTTCAGGCGGACATTGCCAATGTGATCCGGAATTCTAAATTTGACGGAAATTCCTACATCTGGGTTAATGAGATACAGAATTATCAGGGAGGTAAAAATTATGCCATCCGAAGGATCCATCCCAACATGCCGGAAACAGAAGGTATCTATCTTTCGACGGATATGACTGATATCGCAGGAAATCATCCATATTTGACCGAGCTTCAGGGAATTAATACGGATGGAGAGCTGTTTTTCTCTTACTATTTCAAGGAACAAGGCAGTGATAAGATATCCAGGAAGCTGGCTTATGCCAAGCTATATAAGGATTATAACTGGGTGGTTGCCATGGGAGTGTATCTTGATGATCTTCAGCCCTATGTTGACCAGACGAATAAGGAAAGCAAAGTGCTGGTATCCAGGATTACCCTTCTTTTGGTTTTACTGCTCATTGTTATATTAATTGTCAGCCTGTTTTCTGTTTCCTTATTGGAAAAGATATACTACCGCCATGCGAAAAAGGCAATGGAATCTGAGCTTAACCAGGATCCTCTTACAAAGGCGGGGAGCAGGAGAAGCGGGACCAATGATTTGACCAATGCTTTTAAGGAATTTAAACGGACAGGCTTAAGCCCCGGAATTATGATGTGCGATGTAGATCATTTTAAAGGGATCAATGATAGATACGGCCATTCCACAGGGGATATGGCTTTGGCGGAATTTGTTAATGTAATGAAAGGGATCTTAAGAAGCACGGACAAGATCATCCGCTGGGGCGGAGATGAATTTATCATCATTCTTTATGGCATGGAAGAGAAACATGTATTGGATTTTGGAAACAAGTTTTTGACTTCCGTATCTTCTTTAAAAATCCTGGATCACCATGAGGAGATCGGGATCACTGTATCCATCGGCTTTTCCTTCTTTAAGGAAGGAGATGAAGACTTTCATGATGCATTAAATCGGGCGGATGAGGCCCTTTATAAGTCAAAGTCAGAAGGGCGGAATCAGGCCAATATTATTTTATAG
- a CDS encoding tyrosine-type recombinase/integrase, with product MPRRGENIYKRKDGRWEGRSLKSDGTYRYFYSRTYKGVKEKMKNHQEIQESVGEKPSWNGSDDCCLFEAWLEDAALRVKPSTYESYYRCMNKYVIPFFKEEKNRKITEDSVLCFVKTIRENTCLADSSKKKNLTIFKIALKEILKGAPDGFSIIEQVKVPKPEDKEVKVFSLKEQRLIENAALNSKDKRAAGIILSFYTGIRLGELCSLRWGDIDTEAGTLSIARTVSRIKRFEEGENKTSLQVGAPKSRKSLRKIPLPDFLLKMSEEQGFSHASPDHYIFSEGDNPLDPRCFQKLYKKLLKEAHVQDRKFHAIRHTFATRALELGVDVKTISELLGHSSVSITLNVYSHSLMEQKKAAIEKFNHMYLLNMEASAALPDPAPTIKNNT from the coding sequence ATGCCGCGAAGAGGAGAAAATATTTACAAACGCAAGGACGGCCGATGGGAAGGCAGGAGTTTAAAATCGGATGGAACGTATCGGTATTTCTACTCCCGAACCTACAAAGGCGTAAAAGAAAAGATGAAAAATCACCAGGAAATCCAGGAATCCGTTGGAGAGAAACCTTCCTGGAATGGAAGCGATGACTGCTGCTTATTTGAGGCATGGCTGGAGGATGCCGCCCTTCGGGTAAAGCCCTCCACTTATGAAAGCTATTACCGATGCATGAATAAATATGTCATTCCTTTTTTTAAAGAGGAAAAGAATCGGAAAATTACAGAAGATTCTGTCCTTTGTTTTGTAAAAACCATAAGAGAAAATACCTGTCTGGCAGATTCATCGAAAAAGAAAAATCTTACCATCTTTAAAATAGCTTTAAAAGAAATCTTAAAGGGGGCGCCAGATGGTTTTTCCATAATTGAACAGGTTAAAGTCCCGAAACCGGAGGACAAGGAGGTTAAAGTCTTTTCCTTAAAAGAGCAGAGGCTCATAGAAAATGCGGCACTGAATTCTAAAGACAAACGTGCGGCAGGGATCATCCTGTCATTTTATACAGGCATCCGCCTTGGAGAATTGTGTTCCCTTAGATGGGGAGATATTGATACTGAGGCAGGCACCCTGTCCATTGCAAGGACTGTATCCAGAATCAAACGTTTTGAAGAGGGTGAAAACAAAACATCTCTGCAGGTAGGTGCTCCGAAAAGCCGTAAATCTTTAAGAAAAATTCCCCTGCCGGATTTTCTGTTAAAAATGTCAGAGGAGCAGGGATTTTCTCATGCAAGCCCGGACCATTATATTTTTTCTGAAGGGGATAATCCCTTAGATCCCCGCTGCTTTCAAAAGCTTTATAAGAAACTATTAAAAGAAGCTCACGTGCAGGACCGAAAATTTCATGCCATCCGCCATACCTTTGCCACCCGGGCCCTTGAGCTGGGGGTGGATGTGAAAACCATCAGCGAACTATTGGGCCATTCCAGCGTGTCCATCACCCTTAATGTGTATTCCCATTCCCTTATGGAACAAAAAAAGGCGGCCATAGAAAAGTTTAACCATATGTATCTTTTAAATATGGAAGCTTCCGCCGCCCTGCCTGATCCTGCCCCAACTATAAAAAACAATACATAA